A single region of the Lacerta agilis isolate rLacAgi1 chromosome 9, rLacAgi1.pri, whole genome shotgun sequence genome encodes:
- the LOC117053142 gene encoding zinc finger protein 518B-like, translating into KEQWNELRVAAETHLFDSHLFHPFERVAVSQQTESLASEESENVLSVINGINVKRKKENTELEAHSIKYEGDSLDGPVISSVFSLSSGAVNIPEGIKWDDTLQKKRSTSLLCRKIAQLMSAVESNVKSQLAASLRHSNSQASKEKMLLPEKKSEETSSNMISEQELVPSPQRPKGATFSNECSNKQEQPLETLKKAKTKTRVSTKTTTASPAFIPQGTVLRVLNCSSSEAPTEKQNGNEMSPPPSRYCNKMFIPRPVPCCVSARLDKGPTLPAENEVNGVSRNLCVSHGHTCHSSAPSNGQENGMLSCQKGSSPSGLSKRAVKGEDPKQS; encoded by the coding sequence AAAGAACAATGGAATGAGCTTAGAGTAGCTGCAGAAACACATTTGTTTGATTCCCATTTGTTTCACCCTTTTGAAAGAGTTGCAGTGTCGCAGCAGACTGAGTCTCTAGCTTCGGAGGAGTCTGAGAACGTCTTAAGTGTGATAAATGGAATTaatgtgaaaagaaagaaagagaatacgGAATTGGAAGCACACAGTATAAAATATGAAGGTGATTCATTAGATGGTCCGGTGATCTCATCTGTTTTTTCCCTCAGCTCTGGCGCTGTAAATATCCCGGAAGGAATTAAGTGGGATGATACATTGCAGAAGAAAAGATCCACATCGTTGTTGTGCAGAAAGATTGCTCAGCTGATGTCCGCTGTTGAATCGAATGTGAAATCTCAATTAGCTGCTTCATTAAGACACAGTAACAGTCAGGCCTCTAAGGAGAAAATGTTATTGCCAGAAAAAAAGAGTGAAGAAACTAGCTCAAATATGATATCTGAACAAGAGCTTGTGCCTTCTCCTCAGAGACCAAAGGGCGCCACTTTTTCTAATGAGTGTTCTAATAAGCAAGAACAACCATTGGAAACACTCAAAAAGGCTAAAACTAAAACCAGGGTGAGTACAAAAACAACCACTGCTTCTCCGGCTTTCATTCCTCAAGGAACAGTACTGAGAGTGCTAAACTGCAGTAGTTCTGAGGCCccaactgaaaaacaaaatgggAATGAAATGTCACCACCCCCTTCTCGATATTGCAACAAAATGTTTATCCCAAGGCCAGTTCCTTGCTGTGTTTCTGCCAGACTTGACAAAGGTCCAACTCTGCCAGCTGAGAATGAAGTTAACGGGGTTTCTAGAAATCTCTGTGTATCACATGGTCACACTTGCCACTCTTCTGCGCCAAGTAACGGCCAAGAAAATGGTATGTTGTCGTGTCAAAAAGGCAGCAGTCCAAGTGGGTTAAGCAAAAGGGCCGTGAAAGGTGAAGACCCAAAGCAAAGCTGA
- the LOC117053143 gene encoding LOW QUALITY PROTEIN: zinc finger protein 518B-like (The sequence of the model RefSeq protein was modified relative to this genomic sequence to represent the inferred CDS: deleted 2 bases in 1 codon) translates to MSLSKPLRAFKVKNFKPDKYYCDKCRFSTKDLLQHKKHVAQHEKIKFICSQCDWVSYTKGEFQRHLVKHTGRFPYQCKYCDYGAVRHDYIVKHTKRLHAAEKQEMISVAKVDQKRNCSPEHNLEWKKHALEDSCSSHLQVYQICGIKDEIPEIDSSSVYDECSQITACIQDENLYKLSDVRIHKNEDALMEVDVYSPKRGPIRPGMPLTVVAPTKFCVPHNCLAQIVEIKRNNGTQQLILKLIPPKGTTSEAMKSEKEESGNQREEEKTINNCVPPTLESCALDNENDKNSMHSAGSATLNCNLINTQEENAICERKHTENMILYRL, encoded by the exons ATGTCCTTGAGTAAGCCTCTAAGAGCCTTCAAAGTAAAAAACTTTAAGCCAGACAAATATTATTGTGACAAATGCCGATTTTCCACAAAGGATCTCTTACAACATAAGAAACACGTAGCTCAACATGAAAAGATCAAATTTATTTGTTCCCAGTGCGATTGGGTGTCTTACACCAAAGGGGAATTCCAAAGGCATTTAGTGAAACATACCGGAAGATTTCCATACCAGTGCAAATACTGTGACTATGGTGCCGTTAGGCATGATTATATTGTCAAACACACGAAAAGATTGCACGCAGCTGAGAAGCAAGAAATGATTTCAGTTGCAAAAGTTGATCAAAAACGAAATTGTTCACCAGAGCATAATTTGGAGTGGAAGAAACATGCCCTGGAAGATTCCTGCAGTTCACACCTTCAGGTTTAT CAGATTTGTGGGATTAAAGATGAAATACCTGAAATTGATTCATCATCAGTTTATGATGAATGTAGTCAAATTACAGCCTGCATACAAGATGAAAATTTATATAAACTATCTGATGTCAGAATCCATAAAAATGAAGATGCATTGATGGAAGTTGACGTTTATTCTCCAAAAAGGGGGCCTATAAGACCTGGAATGCCATTAACAGTGGTTGCACCCACCAAATTTTGTGTTCCACATAATTGTTTGGCACAAATAGtagaaattaaaagaaataatggCACACAGCAGCTGATTCTTAAACTCATTCCTCCGAAAGGAACTACCTCTGAAGCTATGAAATCTGAAAAAGAAGAATCTGGAAACCAgcgtgaagaagaaaaaacaataaataaCTGTGTGCCCCCAACTCTTGAGTCCTGTGCTTTAGATAATGAGAATGACAAGAACTCTATGCATTCTGCCGGTTCTGCTACTTTGAACTGCAACTTGATAAACACCCAGGAGGAAAATGCTATTTGCGagagaaaacacacagagaataTGATCTTATACCGCCTTTAG